The sequence GAAGATGAATACAGCACGATACATGTCCCGCTGGCACGCCATCGTGCGGACCGGGCGACCAGGAAGACCTGAAGGTACTCTGCTTCTCGCGGGCATCGCTGTTCTGGCGATCGCCCTCTCCGCTTTCGGGCAGGCGTCCGGCGGACGTTCTGCCTCTGCCGGTAGCCGCGACCGCTTCGTCATCATCGTGGATCCGGCGGCATTCGGACCGGCTGCCCAGGTTTTCCAGGAGGAGTTGAAGCGGCGTTTTGCGGCCGACAAGAACGCACCGGAGCTCGTGCTGGTCGAAGGTGCCGAGTCGAAAGTGCTGGCAGCTAAGGTACTTGCCGTGAGGGCCGACGGCGGCACGCTTCCGCAGGGTCTGCTTGACGTCCGCTCCAGCGCCACCCCCGACAAGCCTTCGCAGGCCTTCATCGAGGCCTATCACTACCCCTTCGGAGCCATCGCCCGGGATCACCTTGAGAGCCCGGAATACAGCTTCAAGTTTGCCTCCTGGTCGGCTCTGCTGGCGATCAGCCTGCATCAGTCTCTGGCGTCCACGCGCGGCGGCGAGCGGGCCCTCTTCGGCGAGACAGAAATGCGTATGGCTACCGACGCCAATCCGCACTTGCCGCGTGAAATCCTCGGCAGGACGGTGCGTCTGGTCTGCCAGGAACCCAAGCCGCTCGCCACTGGCCGCGCGGTTCGGCTCGCGTCACTGGTGAAAGAGGCTGTAGCAGGCCTTTCAGAGCAGACGAGCACGTGTCATATGATGGGTGTCGTTTCGGAGAAAGTGATCGGGAATCTCGCCCAGCAGCTACCCGCCAAGGTTCTGATTCGAAAAGGGAACGAGCTCGCTCGGGCACGCACAGAGCGGGTACTCGGGATGCCCGTGACCGACGGAATGCTCCTTGGCAGCGTTGAGGTCCGCGTCTTCAAGTACGAGTACCCGGACAGGGAGTCCTTGAAGCTGGCCGACCGACTGGCGGCCCAGGCTGCCGGCCAGGAACCGCCCGACCAGGTCGGTAAGCTGGTCGCGACGGTTCGCCCTTCCCCATCCGGCCTCTACGTCATCAGCGGTCTCGATCCGCTCGCGCCATACGTGATTCGTTTCATCGACACCAGCAAGGATCGCAATCACCCGCTTCGTCAGCTGGACGAGGTTGCGTTCGTGACCAGCTCGCGCCAGGGCATCGTTCGAACCGTGCCGGGGAAACACAGCCGCTACCTGCCCTTGCCGGATGAGTATCGGCCGCCGCCGCCCGTTCTGCCGGATGCCAAGGTGATGGATTACGTGATCGAAGGGGCGACGGTCTTTGACGGATCGAAGGACAAGCCGCGATTCACCGCCGATCTGGGCGTGATCGGGGAGCGAATCGCGGCCATCGGCGATCTGTCCACCGTGACCCGTCGAGGCACAATCGTGGGCCGTGGCTTGTTCCTCATGCCTGGTTTCGTAGACATACACAGTCACGCCGATGACAACGTGCTCAAGGTTGCCGACGCCCCATCACACATCCGCCAGGGCATCACCACCGTACTGGCCGGCAACTGCGCCTCTTCTCCGCTGGGCATCGGCGCCTTTCTCGACGAGGTGGATCGCAAGGGTAGCCCGTTGAACCTGGCCGTACTCATCGGCAACGCTCCGGTGCGCGAGCGGGTGATGGGCAAACGCAAGGGATTGCCCACCACCGAGGAGACCTACCGGCAGAAGGAGCTGGTGGACCTGGCCATGGAGGAAGGCGCGTTCGGCATGTCCACCGGTCTGATCTACGCGATCAGTGAGCAGGCCTTCCCTCTGGAACTCGCAGAACTCGCCAAGCAGCTCAAGCCCTACGGCGGATTCTATGCCAGCCACATCCGCGACGAATCCGACGGTGTACTCGGTGCGGTCCGCGAGGCTCTGTTCATCGGCGAGCTGGCCGAGGTACCCGTCCAGATCTCGCACATGAAGGCCAACCACAAGCGCAACTGGGGGGCGATGGAGCGTTACCTGGAGATCATGAAGGCTGCGCGGACGCGTGGCATGGACGTCACTGGCGACCAGTATCCCTGGCGAGCATCCGGCCCCGCGGCCCACTACACGCTCCACAAGCTGCTGGTCCGGGACGCGATCCGTGCCGGCACGCCCGAGGTTATCCTGCTCAAGAACATGCCCGGACAATACGCCAAATACTCCGGACGACCGCTGACCGAACTCCTCGCCGCCGAGAAGATCACGCCCCAGCAACTGATCGACCATCTCAAGCTAACCGAGGATTCGCCGG is a genomic window of Phycisphaerae bacterium containing:
- a CDS encoding amidohydrolase family protein codes for the protein MNTARYMSRWHAIVRTGRPGRPEGTLLLAGIAVLAIALSAFGQASGGRSASAGSRDRFVIIVDPAAFGPAAQVFQEELKRRFAADKNAPELVLVEGAESKVLAAKVLAVRADGGTLPQGLLDVRSSATPDKPSQAFIEAYHYPFGAIARDHLESPEYSFKFASWSALLAISLHQSLASTRGGERALFGETEMRMATDANPHLPREILGRTVRLVCQEPKPLATGRAVRLASLVKEAVAGLSEQTSTCHMMGVVSEKVIGNLAQQLPAKVLIRKGNELARARTERVLGMPVTDGMLLGSVEVRVFKYEYPDRESLKLADRLAAQAAGQEPPDQVGKLVATVRPSPSGLYVISGLDPLAPYVIRFIDTSKDRNHPLRQLDEVAFVTSSRQGIVRTVPGKHSRYLPLPDEYRPPPPVLPDAKVMDYVIEGATVFDGSKDKPRFTADLGVIGERIAAIGDLSTVTRRGTIVGRGLFLMPGFVDIHSHADDNVLKVADAPSHIRQGITTVLAGNCASSPLGIGAFLDEVDRKGSPLNLAVLIGNAPVRERVMGKRKGLPTTEETYRQKELVDLAMEEGAFGMSTGLIYAISEQAFPLELAELAKQLKPYGGFYASHIRDESDGVLGAVREALFIGELAEVPVQISHMKANHKRNWGAMERYLEIMKAARTRGMDVTGDQYPWRASGPAAHYTLHKLLVRDAIRAGTPEVILLKNMPGQYAKYSGRPLTELLAAEKITPQQLIDHLKLTEDSPVHATYLCIGEEDLCRAMKEDIVMVCTDAGLASSADIAGGKVSDAHPRKFRTYPEFFARYVRDRKILSWELGVYKCTGLPAQRLKLTDRGVLKPGAFADLVLLDPTKLDPGSDFRDQAPPPRGIQWVFLNGRPVLKDGQPVDLLAGKALRGFGHERP